The genomic stretch GTCAGTTTCTTGCTGCCAGGGCAGAGATGAGAAAAGGGGGTGTGTCCTGCTCTCGGCTAAGCCCCGCCACTCAGAGCTCCACCTCCCTGGAGATCTGTGAGGCGATGTGTCTGAAAGCGAGTGGCGCCCCCCACAGGCGGGTGTAGCGCACGCCGTTGGTCTCGGCTGAGCCCAGGGTCAGCTGACACACCTCAGCCTGGAAGGCGACCTTGGACCCCGGCGCCTCACGGCTGCAGCGCAGTAGGTAGGGGCCAGCGTGGCTCACCTGGCAGCCGCACCCCCGTGCCGCCTCTCGCACCGACAGCACCACCTGAGCGGGGGGCCGGGGGGGCCGTGGCCTCACATCCcgcccccaccaccacccccctcccccggGCCAGGGCTCGGCCTCTTTCTGATCCCCAGGTAGATGGccactgacagagagagagagagagagagagagagagagagagaagtgagtaTGAGAGACAGGTGGGGGGAGGCTTTTTTCTAGacattaaaacaaacatattAAAGGGGATGATCTGATTGGATATCACTGAGAGGAGCTGATCCGATAGGAGGGGCTCACCCTGAGAGCGAAGGTCGGCTGACTCTCTCAGGTTCATTTGCGACCCTGAAAAACAAAAGTACAAGTTTCAGCACCATGAACACGTATTTACGGCAGGGGTACAACCATGCCACACGACTCTGGAACAAACTGGAACAAGCCGCGACGTGCAGCagggtgcaaaaacacacatacacacacaggcagtgACACTGAATGTGAATGGAGTCATGTCAGTGATGTCATGCTCTGACTCCTAATCAGTTATGGATAATGGGGATGAGTCTGTTCCTTTAGCTTCATTAAGGGATGTGCCACACGACatacataaccacaccactcaaTATTCTCTATGTACACGCTGTATATCAATATTATTAGTTTTTCAGGTTCAAAAAAATTGTAACAATACAAATACGTGccatatattttcaaaaatgttcagaaaaacacacacacaccccaaaatACATGCAAACTAGCATGGATGCACACGTATATACACACAACCTTCGTGAATCAAGCaaaaggggggagagagagagagagagagagagagagagagagagagagagagagagtgcagggGAAAGAAAAGAAGTAGAAGATTGCAGACGAAAGACAGGCACGGGACTTACTAACTGTTTTGGATCCCTGTGGAAGAGTGCAACCCGAAACTGACTTATTAGAACCCTGCCTCTTAGAGGGGTCGAGATtgaccctgagagagagagagagagagagagagaaagagagagagagagagagagagagagagagagagagagaattgcaaTAGAGAGAGTAGCCAGTAGGGGCTAAGAGCAGCAGTAATATAAACAAGCACAGCATTTATTCTGCttagtgtaaacacacacacacacacacacacacacacgcatacactcTGGGTGTTTATGCTGTCTGAAGGAATGCCGATAAAAACTTATTTCTCAGTAACACTTGGATCATTTTTAACAGGAGGTAgattttgtgtgcgtgtgtgtgtgtgtgtgtgtgtgtgtgtttgttgtgtgtgtattattctgTGTGCATGTACCTGCGCGTAAGTTTGGAGGTGAGTTTGGTGAACAGGTTGGACGTGGCCCTGGAGCGTGTGTGTGGAGGCAGAGCGGCCGGTTCGTGGCTCAGAGTGGGCGAGGTGGGCGGGGGTCCATAAGCCCCCGTGCCCCGGTCTCTCAGCTGCCCTCCGTGGAAGGTCGATCGGATGGTGGAGCCTCGAGTCAAACGGCAGCGCTCGCCTGAGGACGAGGATGAGGATGCTCCGGCTCCAGATATACTGAGAGTGGAAGGAGAGGTGGGGGGCAGACGGTgggagagagagctagagagagagagagagagagagagagagagagagagagtttatacACTGGTTGACTTCTGATGTCACACCACATGCTGGCGGTTGTTCTGATATCTTAGGTCTTCAACTTTTTGTGTTACCTGTTCTCCTTGCCGTTCTGCAGTAGAGAGTGTCTGTCAGTGCTGGGGCGGTCCGTACACACATATGTGTTCCTGCGGGTCATTGCACTGCCAGGAATGTTATtctacacatatatacacacacaaattttagTGTCAAATCCATGCAACTGATAACTATACTTATTCCAGTCAGTCTTTATCTGCTGAGGCCACTCTTACGGTAGTAGCGGTCATGTCTTTGCGGCGCTCTGGGATCTCTGCTTTGTTGGGGTTGTTGGCGCTACTGACCATGGGGCTGGACGGAGGAAGGCTGCGGCTGCCCATCACGCTGCAGCTCGCCTTTCGTGGTGGCATCCGGCTCTCGCGCAACTCTCGCTCTCCTCCACTCGTCGGGCTGCGCTTTGGATGCATCACCGGCATGCTCGGACCacctgcacaaaacacacacgtcTCAGTTAGGTCTGCGGAGGGTAAATCATTACTGAAACAGGAGTGCAGTATGTGAACCTCCTTGTCTTACAGAAGTCGCTGTGCCGTCGCTGGCGGTGGTAAGTGGAGGCACTCCTCTGGGTCTTGCtgtgggaggaggaggaggacgatgAAGACGGGGCCACAACGCTGGTGGAGTGTTTGTTAGTGCCATTGGTGATGGGGCTTGGCCTCACCCTCGGCAACGTCATACTGCCGCTCACACGTGACTCTGTGCCATCCTGTAACAGTGACAACACGGGGGGAGTTTTTAGTATATGCACAGGACTTACTTAGTATTTAGTAACATTCTGCTAAATTCTCTGGCTTATTTATCTTGTTCTGTTGAATTTCTGattaaaagaacagaaaaatcaATGTGCCAAACTCTTTCTTTTGTTGAATCTAAGAGTGTTGGAATGTGTGGGTGGAGAACCTGAGATTTCAGGCCCAGCAGGAGGTAAGTTGCAGTTACTTCGTCATATTTGTGATTGAGTAACGAATCCTTAATCTCATCCGGAGTGAAACCCATCCCAACCATCACTTCTACatgaagagagaatgagagagagagagagagagagagagagagagagaaagacaggctTTCATGGTCCCTGTGTAAACACATCCACAAACTGTAGCTGCAAATCCCAGTCAAAATTAGTAGTCTGATTTatgttatattaaaatataaataatagaaTATAATGTGTCTTTTAAAGATTCTGGGGGTTTGGCATGAGCAGTGTTCACAGGGTGAGCACTTACCAATGCGGCTGGGGTCACTGTAATCTTCGGCTGGTTCTATATGAGGCTTCAGATCGTCCCCTTCGTACCCTGTATTCATCCATTTGTCCTTCATCACTTGCTGTAGAGGGCGAGAGAGGAGTCATGGTCAGAGGTGTGGCTTTAGCCAAATAAAATGATGAATCTGATCCTGAAACACCAGCATGAAACCTTTTCTTTCTGTAGTGTCTTTGTGTGTATGCTCTAAAATAGTGTATGTTTATGACAGTCTCCATTGCTTTGTGAGACATGATTTCAGTTTCTCAGACACACATCTAAGTCGGTTGCAATTTCTACTTCATTTCAGCAAGTAATATCCAAACactttcagtgatgttgaggtctggtgtgtgtatgtgtgtatgtgtttttctACCTCTAAAGTGCAACGCTTGCTGGGGTTGAGCACCAGAAACCTGCGCAGAATCCCCTCACAGTCAGTGGACATGTAGAAGGGCACTCGATATTTCCCCCTTAACACACGTTCACGCAGCTCCTACAACAAATgcccacacatacatacacaaacatgaaaataaaacatgctgCATCTGTGATGCTGACATAGGCCTAGTGAGTTGGGAGCTACTGAAGTAAATACAGAACTAAAGGAATCTTGGGGGAAATACTGAAGTAATCAAGGATTTACCTAAAGTAATTAAAACCTACTGAAATAATTAGAAAGATTACTGATTAAAAACTGAATTAATCTAAAGAAGTGAGTAGGAAATTAAGGAAGTGAATACTGAGTAGGAAGCTAAACACATCAGCAGTAACTAAAGAAGTGCATAGGGATCTAAAGGAGTGAGTAGGAAATGAAGAGAGCCAGAGAGGTAAGTAGGCAATTAAAGGAGCGAGTAGGGTGTTGAAGAAGTGAAGAAGGCGCTAAAGAAGTGAGTAGGAAATAATAGGAGCAAGTAGTGTGTTAAAAAGGTGAGTAGGACATTACAGAAGTGAGTTGTGAGCTAAAGGATTAGGGAGTTAAAGAAGTGCAAGAATTGAGGACAGAACTTACGAAAGCTTTAAAAGCGTTTGAAAAAAGAATGAAGCGAGCCACACCTTTAGGTTCTGTCCGTCAAAGGGCAGTGAGCCGCTGACCAGTGTATAAAGGATGACCCCTAGACTCCAGATGTCCACCTCGGGCCCATCGTACTTCTTCCCCTGGAACAGCTCCGGAGCCGCGTATGGGGGGCTTCCACAGAAGGTGTCGAGTTTATTCCCCAAAGTGAACTCATTACTGAAACCAAAATCTGCTATCTTTATATTTGCATCAGCATCCAGCAACAGGTTCTCTGCctagatggagagagagagagagagagagagagagagagagagagagagagagagagagagagaggggaacaCAGATACATAGGGGAAAGAGATAGGGCAGAAGAGAGTAAGGAATGAATGATAGATACATagagaataaagaaataatgaaagaaagagagatagagttTATCAAAGCAAAGTGTGGTGAATCCAGAGTTAAAAACTGTGGTAAACGTGAGTGAATCCACAGCGAATTACAAGAGAAAGAGGAGATCAGAGTGAAAAAGAGGGgagatgtgtgtttatatgagaTCTAACACCAGCTGCTAACAGCTATCACTCTCAGTAAATAACATGAGTGATTTCACAATTTaactaaacaacaaaaaattagATCCTCAAATACAAGAGTCCGAGAAACTATAACTTTTAGCATCTTGCAAACCGACGATTGACTTCACAACAGTGCCCTCAAACACTTCTGAGGTAAATGTAATGACTTTTAGACGTTACCTTCAGGTCTCTGTGGACAATGTTCTTCTGGTGACAGTAATGAACAGCAGAGACGATCTGGAAATAACAAGCACAAAGAAATAAGCCACAAAAGCTTAGCACTCAAGCATCTGGCTTTACAGAATGGAGTGATGTGTGGAGTACTAGAGGAGATAAATATCAACAGAGTAGTTCCTTTACCTGGGCTGTAACTGAGTATATAACTcaaccactcactcactcatgtttagcaagCTGTAGAATCTGCACAAAGGTGCACCATAATCATTCAAGTATCTGGTGCTTTGCATCACTGACATTTAAATGTTGTCCTTTACACACTTATAGTTAAGAATAACCCGAAGGGCTCAATCCTTAGTTGTTAAGGACTTGTCCTAATCCAACATAATTTCCTTGAACACTTTTATTTCAATCCCAGAATTCCTGTCTGCACTATATTAGTGCTACACTGAGTTAAGTgtaggcggcacagtggcacagcaggtagtgtcgcagtcacacagctccagggacctggaggatgtgggttcgattcctgctccgggtgactgtctgtgaggagttggtgtgttctccccgtgtccgcgtgggtttcctctgggtactccggtccacagtccaaaaacacacgttagtaggtggattggtgactcaaaagtgtccgtgtgtgtgtgtgtccgtgtgtgtgtgtgtgttgccctgtgaaggactggtgccccctccagggtgtattcctgccttgcgcccaatgattccaggtaggctctggacccactgcgaccctgaattagataagcggttacagataatgaatgaatgagttaagtGTGTTATAACAGAAAAAATACACTACTTTGCCACTTTCTGCCATGGAATGTGCATTTGATGTATGCAATGACCGTGAAGATGAGACGTGCTGGAACTCACCTGTCTGAATTTGGCTCTGGCCTCGACCTCCTTCATCCTCCCATGAGACACCAGGTAGTCAAACACCTCACCTACAAAAACACCTCATTCTTAATGTAAAAAACTAACACAAAGTACACTTTCAGGAGGTGAACCCTGTGTTTACATGTTGCAGTTTTGCTATCCTCATAGCACAGATGCCTGCCACCGTCAGCCACACGCTGAGgcagattttcaaaacacatGTGTAAAAACAGTACAAGGTCTCAGCATGGTACTGAATAAAACAGtaggttaaaaataaatagactTTATTCATGTTGGTAAAgatgtgtgtaactgtagagtGAAGTCTGGTTTAGCAAGTCTTGCAAGTCTTGGCTAAGTGTAATACACAGATGCACTGAAGTGTACGCCTCCACAAACCATGTGTTGTGCCACTCTGTAAAGTTGTGAAGCAAAGAAAAAGCTGATTGGTGCTGAGACGGTAGCCATGGTAGGGCTATAAGAAATCCTTCTATTTCATCCcaaattcagttttattttcccatttttcacagtttttttacacactcacacacatttatatatatatatatatatatatatatatatatatatatatatatatatatatatatatatatatatatatatatttacaattaaacTAACAATAGAAAAACTGCACATTTGCATTTAATGAAGTTGCTGCAGTCTGTGTGTGGAAGTCAAATACTGTCTACGACAGGCAAACACCAGTAGACACTGGTAGATGCAGACTGGAAGATGCAGACGATCAGTGGCGAATGGTAACTGTAACGGGGAAGGCAGCACACCAAACTAGGCTCATGCTACATGGGCTAACAGCGCATCTCACTGACCTCACAGTCGTGTCACTCAGATCAAAGGGTGGTCAGATTGCGTTTGTTTgtaaagaacatttaaaaagattttcaaAGTTCTGTCTTTATATCTGAATtcattccttatttatttatttatcaattccatgattctgtctgtgttctccGCATTGCTGAAATCACAGCCATAGCCAAAAGGTCTAAACAATACTTGAGCAGTCAGAAGTGAAATATGGCTGCAGGTGACCCTCACTTAAAGGGTAAAACTAAATCTTTCTTCTGGTCTATACATTGATTTGGATGTTGACCCCTTCCGGACATGTTTGCATTATCTTGATTGACACCTATTCTGTGTGAATTTCTGTGTGCCACCTTTTGGACACCAATTTATCAACTGTTTTTTCAGCTGCAATTGCAAtatcagaaaaataataaaaacttcCCCACTTTTTAGCTGGAATAGGTCACACACCTATACTGAGAAAGATCTTAGTGCATAAAGTCTCTGTTGATTATGAAATATGGAGCGTACCTCCACTAGCGTACTCCATGACTAGATACAGGGTCTTCTCTGTCTCAATCACCTCAAACAGTTGCACTGAAAGgcaaaagcaaaaatatttcagttttctAACTGTAAAACAGAGTTCAGAAACTGATTCGAATACAGAGAGAATATGGCACTCATATCAACcagccaaacaaaaaaaacatatttttacacaGTATTGCAGAGGAAGAGGTACATGAAAAAATAGataacttaaaataaataaataaataggtattttaaaaaaatagggTGCCTTAACGATGCATTACTGAGCTGAATAACGACTAATAGTGTTTAATGCTGGAGAGCTGATCTGTCAGCTGGACAGGATTCatgtatgactgtgtgtgtgtgtgtgtgtgtgtgtgtgagactgagagagagagagagagagagagaaagcaagaggaaaagtgagagtgaatgtattccaatgtgagaatgtgtgtgtgtgtgtgtgtgtgtgtatatgtgtgtgtttttgttaccTATGTTGGGGTGACGAAGAGCCTTCATGATCCGCACCTCTCGAAACAGCTGCAGAAAAGAcaaagcacatacacacacacaagctcatatacatttataattcaTGGCAAATTACAATTCAGCACACAAGCTCCATAGGACACCATTACATTTTTCCTCATTCACTGGCGCCCCCTAGTGTGAGGCCGCAACAGCGGCGGGagttaataataatgaatggaaaaatatagaCATATAAAGAAAAATGATCTGTTTAACCTGTTATGtggttttattcagtgtttatactctctctctctctctctctctctctctctcaatcacacacacacacacacacacacacgcacacacacacacaagctttcaGAGACATAACATATATGTCAATTCAGTTTGTGGATACCCTAACCTTACTTAAAGTAATACTAGCCTAAACCTAAATAAAATCCTAACCTAAACCCTAAACCTTTACCCTTATCCTCACCTTAAATATCCTCACATTGTGAGTCTTTAAACAGACTTTGGACCCAAAAATGAGAGtgaaacctgacacacacacacacacacgcactcaaaCATCATACTGTCTggataaacacactcctaaacacACTCCTCTTTTTcgtcttctcttttctttaggTGGGATCCTATAGATCAGtcctgttgccatggaaactTCGGCGAGGATTTGATGCCTGGCCCATCTGAGCCGCAGAGGATTATGGGATACACGTGCATCTGCCAGAACGCCCGGTCCACAGACACAAAGCTCAAGCAGATTAGCATTTTACACCCCCTCAGGATCTCTGTTTTTATATAAGCTATTActaattattacaattatttaatgTTCATTAAGATCTTAATAAGGTTTACAGCTACAGAGCATCAGAGAAAACATCCCCTCTGGAAGCAAATATGCTAAAGCATGACCTAGAAACTCTGTCTTAAGCTTGACCCTAGATGTTAGAActttgctgtgagggtttgatggcattcagcctccaGAGCaccagtgaggtcaggtgctgatgatgGAGGActattctggatcacaaacaccagtcAAACCTGTCCCAGAGGTATATAATGGAGCCCTTTCACAGGTCCACAACTGATTCACAACATCAGCTCATTGTCAGGATCGTATCTTCTTTTATTTCACtgctttaatttattataaatcaGCTTTAACAtgtgaacaacacacacatgtgTGAGGGAGGAACAGGACATCAGCCAAGAGCCGTCCTGGATCAGTGCCAGTTGTGTATAACTTATATATTACTGTAAACCAGCAGCACTGAAAGCAGGACCACTGGAGTATCAACACACTCCATCCTCTCTTCTCCCACACCAGCTGCTTCttgatttttcttttgtgtctatttccttctCTCAGTTAGGGCTTCTCCAcaactccacatcctttcagatcgTTAGTGTTGAACTGTTTTTGATCTGAGAAGAGGGTGGAGCTGGATGTTCTCCTCTCCCTTAGAGATTAAAGCTTTAAGAACTGTTTATCTAAAGGGAGCAGTTTTGCTGAGACCCCACGTCTGGCACAGATGTTAGGAgtttatattgtaaatataagtgacatattataattaaatgtaatgacctatatataatacataaggGCCATATGCATGGCCCCACATACTGacaaacatactcacacacacacacacacatatatatatatatatatatatatatatatatatatatatatatatatataatacattatatataatatatataaaaatatgtgtgtgtgtgtgtgtttgtgagtgctaggtactgtgtgtgttatataggaCTCAGATTGAGACACCATGGGGGACTCAAGGCCTGTGGAGGACCGCAGCTGTCGACCTTTattctccaacacacacacaaaaacacacacacacacacacacacaaagggttGCTATCATGCATTACAAATCGTGTAAATGCGCATAAACAAGTGctacatttgaaaaaaaaaaaacaccttctggaGGCTGCTGAGTGCTGTACTAGGATCAGTTTTTGCCTCTTTCTGGCTCTAATGAGAATGAACATGAAGCCAAGAGAAACGGATCCTAGATCAGTGTTCTCGCTCTGCCGATATTTAGCCTGTCAATAAAAAGCCTAATTTACGCTCAGGATGAAAAGATGTAAGCTTGGCTGTGATCAGAAGAAGAGGTGCTGCTCAGATTGTAAAGCATTTAGCATTTGGCAGCGGTGATGGGGCCCCAGTGCCAACGGCCCAGGTGAGCTGTTTACAACCTGGGCTAAGAAAGCAGTGTCAACTTATGACAAAAAACCTGTTGGTGGAGCTGCACAGATCCTGCACTTTTTCTCCATAGAACTGTCCCTTTAAGAATgatatatgtaaaaatatattacaatagtTAGTCTCAGTGAAATATGGGATGTAGTTATTGAAGACAGTCTAGGACAGAGTAACAGGAGTGGAATAAGTGGAATTTGTAGTGGTTCATGTAGCGTAGTCCTACATAGAAGACCTGTGTTCAAGTCCCTGCTCAGGTAAGCATGCcatgctacaccaataagacATTGGATGTCAGGAATGTAATTGTAAGCTGCTCTACATAAgagtgtctgctaaatgctaaataaaaataacacaagggGGGGATGTGAGCGTGTGAACTGAACAGACGCAAGTTCTGGGGTTCCTCATGTTAACTTTTTACTAATCATATTTCCCCACTGTATAAATCCCGAAACTCTTGAAAAAACGTTCTTGGGGGGACATTAAGATGTTGCTTGACAAGTTATTAGGCATCTGTTGGCTCATCAGTGAACACAGCTCGAGCAGCATCTAAACTACAAGGATTGACCCAAGATGGCGCACGGGGGATTGGTCGCCGGTTCTTTTCAGGCTTCTATTGCTGAAGTGTAGGGCATGATATCTTTGAAATTAGCACAGGCACCCACAGGCTGATCCCAACGATTGTGCTCTGCTCTCTGTACACTTTTCGAAGCAATGGAAAGAATACGACCAGGTTCGAAAGCAACTGCATGAGAGAGGGATTTGGTTAACTATGATTTGTCCTGTCACATTAAAGAACACACATGAGAGTAAAACAACACTCTGTCATTCTCTACGTTAAGCTCAGAATTTCCTCTACATGGTGAAGTAAGACTGGTAATCAAGTTCACCTATGTTAATAATAGAATGCTTAGAAGAGAGGTTGTTCTACACTCCTTGTAACTTGACCGTTGTTGAAAATTGACAGAAGGTGTAGAGTGTTCTATCAATTAAATGCTGTGTTTCTGGGGGAAATGGATATACTGCGAGGAACACCAGAGTTTCTTTAATAGCAATGCCTCTTCATTGTCCTAGCAACAAGGGGGCATGCACCTTCTCCATTTGTTTTCAAAGTACTTGACCCGATGTTTTGTTGAAATTGTATGGAAATTTTTTAGTTTATGTGAAATCTGACGGCAGTTCCAAACTCTATTTACTCCTTTTGTCTAATTTAAACTGTAATGCAGGCTGAGCATATGAAGATCTGTTCCTGGAACATCAGAGGAATTCATCATCctattaaaagaaagaaaatattggACTATCTGAAAGA from Hoplias malabaricus isolate fHopMal1 chromosome 2, fHopMal1.hap1, whole genome shotgun sequence encodes the following:
- the mark4a gene encoding MAP/microtubule affinity-regulating kinase 4 isoform X4, which translates into the protein MSSRSALPSATDRSSDHHASLAASRSDKGTSVSSRSLGARCRNSMASCSDDQPHIGNYRLLKTIGKGNFAKVKLARHVLTGREVAIKIIDKTQLNPTSLQKLFREVRIMKALRHPNIVQLFEVIETEKTLYLVMEYASGGEVFDYLVSHGRMKEVEARAKFRQIVSAVHYCHQKNIVHRDLKAENLLLDADANIKIADFGFSNEFTLGNKLDTFCGSPPYAAPELFQGKKYDGPEVDIWSLGVILYTLVSGSLPFDGQNLKELRERVLRGKYRVPFYMSTDCEGILRRFLVLNPSKRCTLEQVMKDKWMNTGYEGDDLKPHIEPAEDYSDPSRIEVMVGMGFTPDEIKDSLLNHKYDEVTATYLLLGLKSQDGTESRVSGSMTLPRVRPSPITNGTNKHSTSVVAPSSSSSSSSHSKTQRSASTYHRQRRHSDFCGPSMPVMHPKRSPTSGGERELRESRMPPRKASCSVMGSRSLPPSSPMVSSANNPNKAEIPERRKDMTATTNNIPGSAMTRRNTYVCTDRPSTDRHSLLQNGKENSSLSHRLPPTSPSTLSISGAGASSSSSSGERCRLTRGSTIRSTFHGGQLRDRGTGAYGPPPTSPTLSHEPAALPPHTRSRATSNLFTKLTSKLTRRVNLDPSKRQGSNKSVSGCTLPQGSKTVSKVANEPERVSRPSLSGGHLPGDQKEAEPWPGGGGWWWGRDVRPRPPRPPAQVVLSVREAARGCGCQVSHAGPYLLRCSREAPGSKVAFQAEVCQLTLGSAETNGVRYTRLWGAPLAFRHIASQISREVEL
- the mark4a gene encoding MAP/microtubule affinity-regulating kinase 4 isoform X3 yields the protein MSSRSALPSATDRSSDHHASLAASRSDKGTSVSSRSLGARCRNSMASCSDDQPHIGNYRLLKTIGKGNFAKVKLARHVLTGREVAIKIIDKTQLNPTSLQKLFREVRIMKALRHPNIVQLFEVIETEKTLYLVMEYASGGEVFDYLVSHGRMKEVEARAKFRQIVSAVHYCHQKNIVHRDLKAENLLLDADANIKIADFGFSNEFTLGNKLDTFCGSPPYAAPELFQGKKYDGPEVDIWSLGVILYTLVSGSLPFDGQNLKELRERVLRGKYRVPFYMSTDCEGILRRFLVLNPSKRCTLEQVMKDKWMNTGYEGDDLKPHIEPAEDYSDPSRIEVMVGMGFTPDEIKDSLLNHKYDEVTATYLLLGLKSQDGTESRVSGSMTLPRVRPSPITNGTNKHSTSVVAPSSSSSSSSHSKTQRSASTYHRQRRHSDFCGPSMPVMHPKRSPTSGGERELRESRMPPRKASCSVMGSRSLPPSSPMVSSANNPNKAEIPERRKDMTATTNNIPGSAMTRRNTYVCTDRPSTDRHSLLQNGKENSSLSHRLPPTSPSTLSISGAGASSSSSSGERCRLTRGSTIRSTFHGGQLRDRGTGAYGPPPTSPTLSHEPAALPPHTRSRATSNLFTKLTSKLTRRVNLDPSKRQGSNKSVSGCTLPQGSKTVRSQMNLRESADLRSQVAIYLGIRKRPSPGPGEGGGGGGGM
- the mark4a gene encoding MAP/microtubule affinity-regulating kinase 4 isoform X2, with the translated sequence MASCSDDQPHIGNYRLLKTIGKGNFAKVKLARHVLTGREVAIKIIDKTQLNPTSLQKLFREVRIMKALRHPNIVQLFEVIETEKTLYLVMEYASGGEVFDYLVSHGRMKEVEARAKFRQIVSAVHYCHQKNIVHRDLKAENLLLDADANIKIADFGFSNEFTLGNKLDTFCGSPPYAAPELFQGKKYDGPEVDIWSLGVILYTLVSGSLPFDGQNLKELRERVLRGKYRVPFYMSTDCEGILRRFLVLNPSKRCTLEQVMKDKWMNTGYEGDDLKPHIEPAEDYSDPSRIEVMVGMGFTPDEIKDSLLNHKYDEVTATYLLLGLKSQDGTESRVSGSMTLPRVRPSPITNGTNKHSTSVVAPSSSSSSSSHSKTQRSASTYHRQRRHSDFCGPSMPVMHPKRSPTSGGERELRESRMPPRKASCSVMGSRSLPPSSPMVSSANNPNKAEIPERRKDMTATTNNIPGSAMTRRNTYVCTDRPSTDRHSLLQNGKENSSLSHRLPPTSPSTLSISGAGASSSSSSGERCRLTRGSTIRSTFHGGQLRDRGTGAYGPPPTSPTLSHEPAALPPHTRSRATSNLFTKLTSKLTRRVANEPERVSRPSLSGGHLPGDQKEAEPWPGGGGWWWGRDVRPRPPRPPAQVVLSVREAARGCGCQVSHAGPYLLRCSREAPGSKVAFQAEVCQLTLGSAETNGVRYTRLWGAPLAFRHIASQISREVEL
- the mark4a gene encoding MAP/microtubule affinity-regulating kinase 4 isoform X1; its protein translation is MSSRSALPSATDRSSDHHASLAASRSDKGTSVSSRSLGARCRNSMASCSDDQPHIGNYRLLKTIGKGNFAKVKLARHVLTGREVAIKIIDKTQLNPTSLQKLFREVRIMKALRHPNIVQLFEVIETEKTLYLVMEYASGGEVFDYLVSHGRMKEVEARAKFRQIVSAVHYCHQKNIVHRDLKAENLLLDADANIKIADFGFSNEFTLGNKLDTFCGSPPYAAPELFQGKKYDGPEVDIWSLGVILYTLVSGSLPFDGQNLKELRERVLRGKYRVPFYMSTDCEGILRRFLVLNPSKRCTLEQVMKDKWMNTGYEGDDLKPHIEPAEDYSDPSRIEVMVGMGFTPDEIKDSLLNHKYDEVTATYLLLGLKSQDGTESRVSGSMTLPRVRPSPITNGTNKHSTSVVAPSSSSSSSSHSKTQRSASTYHRQRRHSDFCGPSMPVMHPKRSPTSGGERELRESRMPPRKASCSVMGSRSLPPSSPMVSSANNPNKAEIPERRKDMTATTNNIPGSAMTRRNTYVCTDRPSTDRHSLLQNGKENSSLSHRLPPTSPSTLSISGAGASSSSSSGERCRLTRGSTIRSTFHGGQLRDRGTGAYGPPPTSPTLSHEPAALPPHTRSRATSNLFTKLTSKLTRRVANEPERVSRPSLSGGHLPGDQKEAEPWPGGGGWWWGRDVRPRPPRPPAQVVLSVREAARGCGCQVSHAGPYLLRCSREAPGSKVAFQAEVCQLTLGSAETNGVRYTRLWGAPLAFRHIASQISREVEL